The following coding sequences are from one Leptolyngbya sp. NIES-3755 window:
- a CDS encoding hypothetical protein (Protein of unknown function (DUF433);~similar to AA sequence:cyanobase_aa:SYNPCC7002_A0632): MKLDRITSNPNRMNGQPCIRNLRLTVRRVIELLATYPDRAELYQEFPELEDEDIRQALIFASSYLDDRIIELPNRYETVA; this comes from the coding sequence ATGAAACTCGATCGTATTACGAGCAATCCAAACCGGATGAATGGGCAACCTTGCATCCGTAACCTTCGCCTTACGGTTCGTCGGGTGATTGAGCTACTTGCAACTTATCCTGATCGAGCAGAATTATATCAAGAGTTTCCAGAACTGGAGGACGAAGATATCCGGCAAGCTCTAATTTTTGCCTCTTCTTACTTGGACGATCGCATCATTGAGCTTCCGAATCGGTATGAAACTGTTGCTTGA